The following are from one region of the Salvia hispanica cultivar TCC Black 2014 chromosome 1, UniMelb_Shisp_WGS_1.0, whole genome shotgun sequence genome:
- the LOC125218647 gene encoding cytokinin hydroxylase-like translates to MELVVWMVVLILIVCVMKVMHSSIICYWVSPRRIRKIMAKQGVRGPKPRFLIGNILDMASLLSKSTAHDCHSVHHDIVPRLLPHYLLWSKTYGKRFIFWNGVEPRMCLTEPELIKELLLKYSSLSGKSWQQQQGSKHFIGRGLLMANGLDWSHQRHIVAPAFIGDKLKSYAGYMVDCTKQMIASLENAHGNGQREFEIGEYMAKLTADIISRTEFGTNYEKGKQIFHLLTVLQNLCARSTRNLWFPGSRFFPSKYNREIKSVKGEVERLLMEIIESRKDCVEMGRSSSYGNDLLGLLLNEMQTKNSGLNLQVIMDECKTFFFAGHDTTALLLTWTMMLLATNPSWQQRIRAQVKQVCNGAPLSIEHLSKLTELKMVINESLRLYPPASMLPRMAFEDIKLGDLVIPKGLSIWIPVLAIHHSPEIWGKDANEFNPERFASKSGAGRQHFIPFAAGPRNCVGQGFALMEANIILAMLISKFSFTISPNYRHAPIVVLTMKPKYGVQILLEPLNHL, encoded by the exons ATGGAATTGGTGGTGTGGATGGTGGTGTTGATACTAATTGTGTGCGTGATGAAAGTTATGCATTCTAGCATTATATGCTACTGGGTGAGCCCTCGCCGCATTCGGAAAATAATGGCGAAACAAGGCGTCCGTGGCCCTAAACCGCGCTTTCTCATCGGAAACATCTTGGACATGGCCTCTCTCCTCTCCAAATCCACCGCCCACGACTGCCATTCCGTCCATCATGACATCGTCCCCCGCCTCCTCCCGCATTACCTCCTCTGGTCCAAAACTTACG GGAAACGGTTTATATTTTGGAATGGGGTGGAGCCGCGAATGTGCCTGACGGAACCGGAGCTGATCAAAGAGCTGCTGTTGAAATACAGCAGCCTCTCCGGGAAGTCGTGGCAGCAGCAGCAGGGGTCAAAGCATTTCATCGGACGCGGCCTCTTGATGGCTAACGGCCTCGACTGGTCCCACCAGCGCCATATTGTCGCTCCTGCTTTCATCGGCGACAAGCTCAAG AGCTATGCAGGATACATGGTTGACTGCACGAAGCAGATGATCGCATCATTGGAAAACGCCCACGGAAATGGGCAGAGGGAATTTGAAATCGGAGAATACATGGCTAAGCTCACCGCTGATATAATTTCGAGAACTGAATTCGGCACCAATTATGAAAAGGGAAAGCAAATATTTCATCTCTTAACTGTTCTTCAAAATCTCTGCGCCAGATCAACCCGCAACTTGTGGTTTCCCGGTAGCAG ATTCTTCCCAAGCAAGTACAACAGAGAGATAAAATCGGTGAAGGGTGAGGTGGAGAGGCTGCTGATGGAGATCATAGAGAGCCGGAAAGACTGCGTGGAGATGGGCCGGAGCAGCTCGTACGGTAACGATCTGCTGGGATTGCTGCTGAACGAGATGCAGACAAAGAATTCAGGCTTGAATCTGCAGGTGATCATGGACGAATGCAAGACCTTTTTCTTCGCTGGCCACGACACCACCGCGCTGCTGCTGACGTGGACGATGATGCTGCTCGCCACCAATCCGTCGTGGCAGCAGAGGATCAGAGCTCAGGTTAAGCAGGTCTGCAATGGCGCCCCGCTTTCCATCGAGCACCTCTCCAAGCTCACTGAG TTAAAAATGGTGATCAATGAGAGTCTTCGGCTATACCCACCGGCTTCAATGCTTCCCCGAATGGCGTTCGAAGACATAAAACTAGGCGATCTAGTGATTCCGAAAGGGCTGTCGATATGGATTCCGGTGTTGGCGATCCATCACAGCCCGGAAATATGGGGAAAAGATGCCAACGAGTTCAACCCTGAGCGATTCGCCTCAAAATCGGGGGCGGGGAGGCAGCATTTTATCCCTTTCGCGGCGGGCCCTAGGAATTGTGTGGGTCAAGGATTTGCTCTAATGGAGGCCAACATCATATTAGCAATgctaatatcaaaatttagcTTCACAATTTCCCCTAACTATCGCCACGCACCCATTGTTGTGCTCACCATGAAACCTAAGTATGGCGTTCAGATCCTATTGGAACCCTTGAATCACCTATGA